One Candidatus Binatia bacterium genomic region harbors:
- a CDS encoding Mov34/MPN/PAD-1 family protein, translating to MIELEKDLYDEIKTFALEAFPEECCGFILYDIAEEKEVVRPISNVATERHAADPKNFPRDGSDGYIMEEKELLTVSQDLDSGAYELRSIYHSHPNSRAYFSSEDEARAMLWDEPIYPEAVYIVLGVDGKAVHGMSAHQWNEERREFEDVRIRHL from the coding sequence ATGATCGAGCTCGAAAAAGACCTCTACGATGAGATCAAGACATTCGCTCTTGAAGCCTTCCCCGAGGAATGCTGCGGCTTCATCCTGTACGATATCGCCGAGGAAAAAGAGGTCGTTCGTCCGATCTCCAACGTAGCCACCGAACGCCATGCTGCCGACCCGAAGAACTTCCCCCGCGACGGCAGCGACGGTTATATCATGGAGGAAAAAGAGCTTCTGACCGTCAGTCAGGACCTCGATTCGGGCGCCTACGAGCTCCGCTCAATCTACCACTCTCATCCGAACAGTCGGGCCTATTTCTCCAGCGAGGACGAAGCCCGAGCGATGCTTTGGGACGAGCCCATCTACCCGGAGGCCGTCTATATCGTGCTCGGCGTTGACGGAAAGGCAGTCCACGGAATGTCCGCGCATCAATGGAACGAGGAGCGGCGCGAATTCGAGGACGTCCGCATTCGCCACCTCTGA
- the thrH gene encoding bifunctional phosphoserine phosphatase/homoserine phosphotransferase ThrH: protein MIACLDLEGVLIPEIWINVAERTGIEALTRTTREEPDYDKLMQYRLDILDQHGITLPQIQEVIDGMGPLPGAKEFLLWLKSRAQVIILSDTFYQFAHPLMRQLEFPCLFCHRLEVEPSGHISGYELRLEDGKRRAVQALKELNFHIVASGDSYNDTTMLGAADGGILFQPPQNVIDEFPQYPVARDYDDLRREFIAASNGEISDD from the coding sequence ATCGCATGTCTTGACCTCGAAGGTGTTCTCATACCGGAAATCTGGATCAATGTTGCCGAAAGAACCGGTATCGAAGCATTGACCCGCACGACCCGCGAAGAGCCGGATTACGACAAACTGATGCAGTACCGGCTGGACATTCTTGACCAGCACGGGATCACCCTGCCGCAAATACAGGAAGTGATCGATGGCATGGGTCCCCTCCCGGGCGCCAAGGAGTTCCTGCTCTGGCTCAAAAGCCGGGCCCAGGTGATTATTCTCTCGGATACTTTCTATCAATTCGCTCACCCGTTGATGCGGCAACTCGAATTCCCCTGCCTGTTCTGCCACCGGTTGGAGGTCGAACCCAGTGGCCATATCAGCGGATACGAACTGAGGTTGGAGGATGGCAAACGTCGCGCGGTGCAGGCGCTGAAAGAGCTGAATTTCCATATCGTGGCATCCGGTGATTCCTACAACGATACCACGATGCTCGGCGCCGCCGACGGCGGTATTCTCTTCCAGCCGCCGCAGAATGTCATCGATGAGTTCCCCCAGTACCCCGTCGCACGAGACTATGATGATCTGCGACGAGAATTCATCGCGGCCTCCAATGGCGAAATTTCAGATGATTGA